The Podarcis raffonei isolate rPodRaf1 chromosome 2, rPodRaf1.pri, whole genome shotgun sequence genome window below encodes:
- the LOC128408775 gene encoding zinc finger protein 569-like: protein MAAAVETNQEPVAFEDVAVYFTKAEWALLDPTQRATYRDVMLKSYENVVSVDADWEIYLQSYLGSPTPCKSNILAPKSLHPSKPDLISALERWEMLWAPDQQEHKEHEIPPGSSSGDEQVSENTKKPIQPESFALGKQEEIQRTEESQRNGESSRTCHRAGRPQRKRLGNRKAKAVPARKSKEQTQIKSRPKKNSPPKAPDRRRGVANSEKCPVCGKTFCNNTYLVIHQRSHTGEKPYKCSECGKMFSSPSNFRSHERIHTGEKPHSCADCGKSFLHKRNLREHRRVHTREKPHGCSYCGKKFSSKAHVARHEYIHKDERPFQCSECGKGFRAKEHLIVHKRTHTGEQPYKCLDCGRSFNCFSNYTRHKKTHGGEKPHNCSDCGKSFRNRSDLKLHRRIHTGEKPYQCSFCKKSFRCCSSLVSHERTHRAEKSFPCPECGKRLSQKSCLAKHLRMHKNQCSDCGRLFSKSSALQHHHRKKHSGKKPYRCLRCGKSYDRRSALMIHERIHTGDRPYVCLECGKAFIQKCKLERHERIHTGEKPYECPHCEKSFSERGNLLQHVRIHARKKPYRRGSRKITRHFGDATRHCTQHVFDETRFWLLARSLGRPVIFEDVAVYFTGGQGALLDRRQRQLYKEVMLENYKNAASLEGFPVSKPDLIVQLERGEEPWVSDLWGVTGTPSGQGEQVRLLDSYPRAVSGDTMQADDGGDAILLGSEERGKIYPGETPRYCPLYAKSFGGTPSRERAVAGDKRYKCSECGKGFKKRSALLTHDRTHTGEKPYGCAECGNSFSNKSSLTRHKRKHTGEKPFSCPDCGKRFSQSSSLIRHLRNHTGLRPYRCSACGKSFKQSSSLLVHRRTHTGETPYSCSVCGKRFSQSSNLVKHERIHTGEKPYGCAECGNTFSNKSSLTRHKRNHTGQKPYKCPQCGKRFKQSSGLLKHERAHARKSLTKLPEPGKRLDAMRAHVGEAL from the exons ATGGCTGCTGCGGTGGAGACAAACCAG GAGCCTGTGGCTTTTGAGGATGTGGCCGTGTATTTCACAAAAGCAGAGTGGGCTCTGCTGGACCCAACGCAAAGAGCCACCTACAGGGACGTCATGCTGAAGAGCTATGAGAATGTGGTTTCTGTGG atgcagactgggaaatatatctacagtcgtaccttggatccccaacgccttgcaagtcaaacattttggctcccaaat CACTTCACCCTTCAAAACCAGACCTGATCTCCGCCCTGGAGCGATGGGAAATGCTGTGGGCACCTGATCAGCAGGAACACAAGGAGCATGAGATCCCACCAGGCAGTAGCTCAG GAGATGAGCAGGTGAGTGAGAATACAAAGAAACCTATTCAGCCGGAAAGTTTCGCCCTGGGGAAGCAAGAAGAGATACAAAGGACTGAAGAGAGCCAGAGAAATGGGGAGAGCTCTCGGACCTGCCACAGAGCCGGCCGGCCTCAGAGAAAGCGTCTTGGAAATCGAAAGGCCAAAGCCGTTCCTGCTCGGAAGAGCAAAGAGCAAACACAAATCAAGAGCCGACCAAAGAAAAACTCTCCCCCTAAAGCCCCAGACAGAAGACGTGGAGTAGCAAATTCGGAAAAGTGCCCTGTCTGTGGGAAAACCTTTTGTAACAACACGTACCTTGTTATACATCAGCGGTCCCACACGGGAGAAAAGCCATACAAGTGCTCGGAGTGCGGGAAAATGTTCAGTTCGCCGTCAAACTTTCGCTCGCAcgagagaatccacacgggagagaagcctcaCTCGTGCGCAGATTGCGGGAAAAGTTTCCTACACAAACGAAACCTTCGTGAACACAGACGCGTCCACACCAGAGAGAAGCCACACGGGTGTTCCTACTGCGGGAAGAAATTTAGCAGCAAAGCACACGTTGCTAGGCATGAATACATCCACAAAGATGAGCGGCCGTTCCAATGCTCAGAGTGTGGGAAAGGATTCAGAGCAAAAGAGCACCTTATAGTTCACAAGCGGACACACACAGGAGAGCAACCCTACAAATGCTTGGACTGCGGCAGGAGCTTCAATTGCTTCTCTAACTATACCAGACACAAGAAAACTCACGGAGGAGAGAAACCGCATAATTGCTCAGATTGCGGGAAAAGCTTCCGAAATCGTTCAGATCTTAAATTGCACAGGAGAATCCACACTGgcgagaaaccttatcagtgctcaTTCTGTAAGAAAAGCTTTCGTTGCTGTTCGTCCCTCGTAAGTCATGAGAGAACCCACAGAGCGGAAAAATCATTTCCGTGCCCCGAATGCGGCAAACGTTTAAGTCAGAAATCGTGCCTTGCTAAGCATTTGAGAATGCATAAGAATCAATGCTCAGACTGTGGGAGACTCTTCAGCAAAAGTTCAGCCCTTCAACATCACCACAGGAAAAAACATTCAGGTAAGAAGCCTTACAGATGTTTGCGCTGTGGGAAGAGCTATGACCGCAGGTCGGCGCTGATGATTCATGAGAGGATTCACACGGGAGACAGACCTTACGTTTGCTTAGAGTGCGGGAAAGCCTTTATACAGAAATGTAAACTTGAGCGACACGAGCGAatacacacaggagagaaaccatatgaatgccctcactgtgagaagagctTCAGCGAGAGAGGAAACCTTCTTCAACATGTGAGAATCCACGCGAGGAAGAAGCCCTACAGAAGAGGTTCCCGCAAGATCACACGTC actttggTGATGCCACCCGCCATTGCACCCAGCATGTCTTTGACGAGACACGATTTTGGCTTTTGGCGCGATCCCTGggg aggccagtgATCTTTGAGGATGTGGCCGTGTATTTCACGGGGGGCCAAGGGGCCCTGCTGGACCGCAGACAAAGACAGCTGTACAAAGAAGTCATGTTGGAGAACTACAAGAACGCCGCCTCGCTGG AAGGATTTCCAGTCTCCAAGCCTGACCTCATTGTCCAGCTGGAACGAGGGGAAGAGCCATGGGTGTCGGACCTTTGGGGGGTCACTGGTACCCCATCAGGCCAAG GGGAGCAAGTCAGGTTGCTGGATTCATATCCAAGAGCTGTATCGGGAGACACCATGCAGGCAGATGACGGTGGTGACGCCATCTTGTTGG GCAGCGAGGAGCGCGGAAAGATCTACCCGGGAGAGACCCCGCGCTACTGCCCCCTCTACGCCAAAAGCTTTGGCGGCACGCCGAGCCGAGAGAGAGCCGTCGCGGGCGACAAACGCTACAAGTGCTCCGAGTGCGGGAAGGGCTTCAAGAAGCGGTCGGCCCTCCTGACCCACGACCGGAcgcacaccggggagaagccctACGGCTGCGCCGAATGTGGGAACAGCTTCAGCAACAAGTCCAGCCTGACGCGGCACAAGAGGaagcacacgggcgagaagcccttcAGCTGCCCCGACTGCGGCAAGAGGTTCAGCCAGAGCTCCAGCCTCATCCGCCACCTGAGGAACCACACGGGGCTCCGGCCCTACCGCTGCTCGGCGTGCGGCAAGAGCTTCAAGCAAAGCTCCAGTCTCCTGGTCCACAGAAGGACTCACACGGGGGAAACCCCCTACAGCTGCTCGGTCTGCGGCAAGCGCTTCTCGCAGAGCTCCAACCTGGTGAAGCACGAGAGGATCCACACCGGAGAGAAGCCCTACGGCTGCGCCGAGTGCGGCAACACCTTCAGCAACAAGTCCAGCCTCACCAGGCACAAGAGGAACCACACGGGgcagaagccctacaagtgcccCCAGTGCGGGAAGCGCTTCAAGCAGAGCTCGGGCCTGCTCAAGCATGAGCGAGCCCACGCGCGGAAGAGCCTCACGAAACTCCCAGAGCCCGGCAAGCGCTTGGACGCCATGAGAGCCCACGTCGGCGAGGCCTTGTGA
- the LOC128409001 gene encoding zinc finger protein 436-like isoform X2 yields MPVNFKEVAVHSPSDEGPLLDPDQRILHNSIMPENDRNLAFLGDGQADVNKEDMQMQSSEQDKPTGPSPGVAGEAVSQCLERRETVLNHCRAERQLVHHLPRRTASAIPGGGGPQDLRKGPARKRKRRSQGPRTCNECGKTFAQASNLLAHKRIHTGEKPYKCVHCGKSFTERSNRNRHQRTHSGEKPYQCVDCGKSFSFRSDLIRHGITHTGERPYKCSDCGKSFSHASTLIRHENIHTGEKPYSCTDCGKSFTQSSSLLAHKRLHTGETPFLCPVCGESFNWKSHLVTHKRTHTGERPYKCAKCGKSFIEKSKLNRHQRTHLEKELYECAECGRIFSIRSNLLRHETAHRGEKSFTCFSCGKSFNQSSKLMRHERIHTGEKPYSCADCGKSFSQTSELLRHERIHTGEKPYKCAICGKCFNRRSHLNTHGATHVGGQPYKWPDSGASYENGSLLVANVNPPEQFYVGNQPYKCLEGEKDYSCGSLLVAGMNSHGEAHIGGQLYEWPNTETSYSHCSLLITSVNPQEGIHAQEQTYRCADNDMNCSHDGPFYLTSTNVHEGIVAGGQAYKCRSGNEESHKGPSLLTMDAGNRREEKVFKCSECGKCFNWKSHFVRHKRIHTGEKPYCCPDCGKSFNRRSHLVRHGRTHAGLRPFAQAEGETLVQNLAISNPSESVPEGNGINTQPSHAALQTGEVMRETNLMNIL; encoded by the exons ATGCCAGTGAATTTCAAAGAGGTTGCGGTGCATTCTCCCAGCGATGAAGGGCCTCTGCTGGATCCAGATCAAAGAATCCTGCACAACAGCATCATGCCGGAGAACGATCGAAATTTGGCCTTTCTGG GTGATGGGCAGGCAGATGTGAACAAAGAGGATATGCAGATGCAAAGTTCTGAGCAAGACAAACCAACGGGGCCATCACCGGGAGTAGCAGGAGAAGCAGTTTCCCAGTGCCTTGAGAGAAGAGAGACTGTGCTAAATCATTGCAGGGCTGAGAGGCAGCTGGTCCACCACCTACCAAGGAGAACGGCTAGTGCCATTCCTGGTGGGGGTGGCCCCCAGGATCTTCGCAAAGGCCCAGCACGAAAGCGAAAACGCAGATCTCAGGGCCCAAGGACGTGCAATGAGTGTGGGAAGACCTTCGCTCAGGCCTCGAACCTTCTGGCACATAAAAGAATCCACACAGGCGAGAAGCCATATAAATGTGTGcactgtgggaaaagcttcaccgAACGGTCCAATCGTAACAGGCACCAGAGGACCCATTCCggagagaaaccgtatcagtgtgtCGACTGTGGGAAAAGTTTTAGCTTCCGATCGGACCTTATTAGACACGGGATTACCCATACAGGAGAGAGACCATATAAATGTTCGgactgtgggaaaagcttcagtcacGCCTCCACTCTGATTAGACATGAGAATATCCATACAGGAGAAAAGCCCTATTCCTGTACAgactgtgggaaaagcttcacgcAGAGCTCATCCCTTCTAGCACATAAGAGACTCCACACGGGAGAGACGCCTTTCCTGTGTCCCGTTTGCGGGGAGAGCTTTAACTGGAAGTCGCACCTTGTCACAcataagagaacccacacaggggagagacCATACAAGTGTGCaaagtgtgggaagagcttcatcgAGAAGTCGAAACTGAATAGACACCAGAGAACCCATCTGGAAAAAGAACTTTACGAATGCGCAGAGTGTGGGAGAATTTTTAGCATCCGCTCCAACCTCCTTCGGCACGAGACCGCCCACAGAGGAGAGAAGTCGTTTACGTGCTTCAGctgcgggaaaagcttcaaccaGTCGTCAAAGCTGATGAGGCACGAGaggatccacacgggagagaaaccctacTCCTGCGCCGACTGCGGGAAAAGTTTCAGCCAGACCTCTGAGCTCCTCCGACAcgagagaatccacacgggagagaagccataTAAATGCGCCATCTGTGGGAAGTGCTTCAACCGGAGGTCACATCTGAACACCCATGGGGCGACCCACGTCGGAGGCCAACCTTACAAATGGCCAGACAGCGGAGCGAGCTACGAAAACGGTTCCCTCCTTGTGGCAAACGTGAATCCGCCCGAGCAGTTCTATGTGGGGAACCAACCCTATAAATGCTTAGAGGGTGAGAAGGACTACAGTTGTGGCTCCCTCCTTGTCGCAGGCATGAATTCGCACGGAGAAGCGCATATAGGAGGCCAGCTGTACGAATGGCCAAACACGGAGACCAGCTACAGTCACTGCTCCCTTCTCATTACTAGCGTCAATCCACAAGAAGGAATCCATGCGCAGGAACAAACATACAGGTGCGCTGACAATGACATGAACTGCAGCCACGATGGCCCGTTTTATCTAACCAGCACAAATGTCCATGAGGGGATCGTTGCGGGAGGTCAAGCATATAAATGTCGGAGTGGCAACGAAGAAAGCCACAAGGGTCCCTCGCTCCTTACAATGGACGCGGGCAACCGGAGAGAAGAGAAGGTGTTTAAGTGTTCTGAGTGCGGGAAGTGCTTTAACTGGAAGTCGCACTTTGTTAGGCACAAGAGAATCCATACGGGAGAAAAGCCGTACTGCTGTCCAgactgtgggaaaagcttcaatcGGAGGTCGCACCTTGTCAGGCATGGAAGGACTCAcgcaggactgaggccgtttgcTCAGGCTGAGGGGGAAACTTTGGTTCAGAATCTGGCCATCTCGAACCCAAGTGAATCTGTGCCTGAGGGAAATGGTATAAACACACAGCCTTCTCACGCTGCATTACAGACCGGCGAAGTCATGCGGGAGACAAACCTTATGAATATTCTGTGA
- the LOC128409001 gene encoding zinc finger protein 436-like isoform X1 has protein sequence MRMPVNFKEVAVHSPSDEGPLLDPDQRILHNSIMPENDRNLAFLGDGQADVNKEDMQMQSSEQDKPTGPSPGVAGEAVSQCLERRETVLNHCRAERQLVHHLPRRTASAIPGGGGPQDLRKGPARKRKRRSQGPRTCNECGKTFAQASNLLAHKRIHTGEKPYKCVHCGKSFTERSNRNRHQRTHSGEKPYQCVDCGKSFSFRSDLIRHGITHTGERPYKCSDCGKSFSHASTLIRHENIHTGEKPYSCTDCGKSFTQSSSLLAHKRLHTGETPFLCPVCGESFNWKSHLVTHKRTHTGERPYKCAKCGKSFIEKSKLNRHQRTHLEKELYECAECGRIFSIRSNLLRHETAHRGEKSFTCFSCGKSFNQSSKLMRHERIHTGEKPYSCADCGKSFSQTSELLRHERIHTGEKPYKCAICGKCFNRRSHLNTHGATHVGGQPYKWPDSGASYENGSLLVANVNPPEQFYVGNQPYKCLEGEKDYSCGSLLVAGMNSHGEAHIGGQLYEWPNTETSYSHCSLLITSVNPQEGIHAQEQTYRCADNDMNCSHDGPFYLTSTNVHEGIVAGGQAYKCRSGNEESHKGPSLLTMDAGNRREEKVFKCSECGKCFNWKSHFVRHKRIHTGEKPYCCPDCGKSFNRRSHLVRHGRTHAGLRPFAQAEGETLVQNLAISNPSESVPEGNGINTQPSHAALQTGEVMRETNLMNIL, from the exons ATGCCAGTGAATTTCAAAGAGGTTGCGGTGCATTCTCCCAGCGATGAAGGGCCTCTGCTGGATCCAGATCAAAGAATCCTGCACAACAGCATCATGCCGGAGAACGATCGAAATTTGGCCTTTCTGG GTGATGGGCAGGCAGATGTGAACAAAGAGGATATGCAGATGCAAAGTTCTGAGCAAGACAAACCAACGGGGCCATCACCGGGAGTAGCAGGAGAAGCAGTTTCCCAGTGCCTTGAGAGAAGAGAGACTGTGCTAAATCATTGCAGGGCTGAGAGGCAGCTGGTCCACCACCTACCAAGGAGAACGGCTAGTGCCATTCCTGGTGGGGGTGGCCCCCAGGATCTTCGCAAAGGCCCAGCACGAAAGCGAAAACGCAGATCTCAGGGCCCAAGGACGTGCAATGAGTGTGGGAAGACCTTCGCTCAGGCCTCGAACCTTCTGGCACATAAAAGAATCCACACAGGCGAGAAGCCATATAAATGTGTGcactgtgggaaaagcttcaccgAACGGTCCAATCGTAACAGGCACCAGAGGACCCATTCCggagagaaaccgtatcagtgtgtCGACTGTGGGAAAAGTTTTAGCTTCCGATCGGACCTTATTAGACACGGGATTACCCATACAGGAGAGAGACCATATAAATGTTCGgactgtgggaaaagcttcagtcacGCCTCCACTCTGATTAGACATGAGAATATCCATACAGGAGAAAAGCCCTATTCCTGTACAgactgtgggaaaagcttcacgcAGAGCTCATCCCTTCTAGCACATAAGAGACTCCACACGGGAGAGACGCCTTTCCTGTGTCCCGTTTGCGGGGAGAGCTTTAACTGGAAGTCGCACCTTGTCACAcataagagaacccacacaggggagagacCATACAAGTGTGCaaagtgtgggaagagcttcatcgAGAAGTCGAAACTGAATAGACACCAGAGAACCCATCTGGAAAAAGAACTTTACGAATGCGCAGAGTGTGGGAGAATTTTTAGCATCCGCTCCAACCTCCTTCGGCACGAGACCGCCCACAGAGGAGAGAAGTCGTTTACGTGCTTCAGctgcgggaaaagcttcaaccaGTCGTCAAAGCTGATGAGGCACGAGaggatccacacgggagagaaaccctacTCCTGCGCCGACTGCGGGAAAAGTTTCAGCCAGACCTCTGAGCTCCTCCGACAcgagagaatccacacgggagagaagccataTAAATGCGCCATCTGTGGGAAGTGCTTCAACCGGAGGTCACATCTGAACACCCATGGGGCGACCCACGTCGGAGGCCAACCTTACAAATGGCCAGACAGCGGAGCGAGCTACGAAAACGGTTCCCTCCTTGTGGCAAACGTGAATCCGCCCGAGCAGTTCTATGTGGGGAACCAACCCTATAAATGCTTAGAGGGTGAGAAGGACTACAGTTGTGGCTCCCTCCTTGTCGCAGGCATGAATTCGCACGGAGAAGCGCATATAGGAGGCCAGCTGTACGAATGGCCAAACACGGAGACCAGCTACAGTCACTGCTCCCTTCTCATTACTAGCGTCAATCCACAAGAAGGAATCCATGCGCAGGAACAAACATACAGGTGCGCTGACAATGACATGAACTGCAGCCACGATGGCCCGTTTTATCTAACCAGCACAAATGTCCATGAGGGGATCGTTGCGGGAGGTCAAGCATATAAATGTCGGAGTGGCAACGAAGAAAGCCACAAGGGTCCCTCGCTCCTTACAATGGACGCGGGCAACCGGAGAGAAGAGAAGGTGTTTAAGTGTTCTGAGTGCGGGAAGTGCTTTAACTGGAAGTCGCACTTTGTTAGGCACAAGAGAATCCATACGGGAGAAAAGCCGTACTGCTGTCCAgactgtgggaaaagcttcaatcGGAGGTCGCACCTTGTCAGGCATGGAAGGACTCAcgcaggactgaggccgtttgcTCAGGCTGAGGGGGAAACTTTGGTTCAGAATCTGGCCATCTCGAACCCAAGTGAATCTGTGCCTGAGGGAAATGGTATAAACACACAGCCTTCTCACGCTGCATTACAGACCGGCGAAGTCATGCGGGAGACAAACCTTATGAATATTCTGTGA